One Micromonospora sp. WMMD1120 genomic region harbors:
- the hpt gene encoding hypoxanthine phosphoribosyltransferase: MADGSWYDADIDHVIISEAQIREKTAELAKQVSADYAHVGDGLLLVCVLKGAVMFMADFARALGRNGPPAELDFMAISSYGQGTTSSGVVRILKDLDRDIAGRHVVVVEDIVDSGLTLSWLLRYLESRSAASVEVVALFRKPDAVKVPVPVKYVGFDIPTEFVVGYGLDFGERYRELPYVGVLKPEVYARS, encoded by the coding sequence ATGGCTGACGGCTCCTGGTACGACGCCGACATCGACCACGTGATCATCTCCGAGGCGCAGATCCGCGAGAAGACAGCGGAGCTGGCCAAGCAGGTCTCCGCCGACTACGCCCACGTGGGCGACGGGCTCCTGCTGGTGTGCGTCCTCAAGGGCGCGGTGATGTTCATGGCGGACTTCGCCCGGGCGCTGGGCCGCAACGGTCCCCCGGCGGAGCTGGACTTCATGGCCATCTCCTCCTACGGCCAGGGCACCACCTCCTCCGGCGTGGTGCGCATCCTCAAGGACCTGGACCGGGACATCGCCGGCCGGCACGTGGTGGTCGTCGAGGACATCGTCGACTCCGGGCTCACGCTGTCCTGGCTGCTGCGTTACCTCGAGTCGCGGTCGGCGGCGAGCGTCGAGGTCGTCGCGCTGTTCCGTAAGCCGGACGCGGTCAAGGTGCCGGTCCCGGTGAAGTACGTCGGCTTCGACATCCCCACCGAGTTCGTGGTCGGGTACGGCCTGGACTTCGGCGAGCGCTACCGGGAGCTGCCGTACGTCGGGGTGCTCAAGCCCGAGGTGTACGCCCGCTCCTGA
- a CDS encoding helix-turn-helix domain-containing protein, protein MLRSIAVIVLDQVAPFELGVLAEVFGTDRTADGFPGYRFQLCSPDGAPVRTSSGFHLTPHADLGPVDEADLVAVPAHSQGTTVPGPVLDALRRADARGAHLFSVCSGAFLLGEAGLLDDRECTTHWRHVDELQRRHPRARVRCNSLYVHDGRLLTSAGTAAGIDACLHLIRQEHGSATATRLARRMVVPPHRDGGQSQYVEAPIPKAPEAPTLEPVLEWLMGHLDRTITVEELAARAGMAPRTFARRFRAETGTTPHDWLTNQRVLLARRLLEETPLSVEAVADQSGFGDAAALRHHFSRRVGATPHSYRTTFRDRAHSG, encoded by the coding sequence ATGCTGCGATCCATCGCCGTCATCGTCCTCGACCAGGTCGCCCCCTTCGAGCTCGGCGTGCTGGCCGAGGTCTTCGGCACCGACCGCACCGCTGACGGCTTCCCCGGCTACCGCTTCCAGCTGTGCAGCCCGGACGGCGCTCCGGTGCGTACCTCATCGGGCTTCCACCTCACGCCGCACGCCGACCTGGGCCCGGTCGACGAGGCCGACCTGGTCGCCGTCCCCGCGCACAGTCAGGGCACCACGGTGCCCGGCCCGGTCCTCGACGCGCTGCGCCGGGCCGACGCACGCGGCGCGCACCTGTTCAGCGTCTGCTCCGGGGCGTTCCTGCTCGGCGAGGCCGGCCTGCTCGACGACCGGGAGTGCACCACCCACTGGCGGCACGTGGACGAGCTGCAACGTCGCCACCCGCGTGCGCGGGTCCGGTGCAACTCGCTCTACGTCCACGACGGCCGGCTGCTCACCAGCGCCGGCACGGCGGCCGGCATCGACGCCTGCCTGCACCTGATCCGCCAGGAGCACGGCTCGGCCACCGCGACCCGGCTGGCCCGGCGGATGGTGGTCCCACCGCACCGCGACGGCGGCCAGTCCCAGTACGTCGAGGCGCCCATCCCCAAGGCGCCCGAGGCGCCCACCCTGGAGCCGGTGCTCGAGTGGCTGATGGGTCACCTGGACCGGACGATCACGGTGGAGGAGTTGGCCGCCCGCGCCGGCATGGCGCCACGGACGTTCGCCCGGCGGTTCCGCGCCGAGACCGGCACCACCCCGCACGACTGGCTCACCAACCAGCGGGTGCTGCTCGCCCGACGACTGCTGGAGGAGACGCCGCTGAGCGTGGAGGCGGTGGCCGACCAGTCCGGCTTCGGCGACGCGGCAGCGCTCCGGCACCACTTCAGCCGCCGGGTCGGGGCCACCCCACACAGCTACCGGACGACCTTCCGGGACCGGGCGCACAGCGGTTGA
- the tilS gene encoding tRNA lysidine(34) synthetase TilS produces the protein MAALAPPVAAIRVAVRRALAGLPSAGPVLVACSGGADSLALAAATVFVAPRLGRAAALVSVDHGLQAGSAERAEAVASWAREVGFASATAVRVAVAGRPGGPEAAARAARYEALSAVARQRHAVAVLTGHTRDDQAETVLLALARGAGPRGLAGMPAQRDLDGVPLLRPLLDIDREQTRAACAALGLEPWQDPHNTDPSYARSRVRADLLPALVRALGPGVVDNLARTARLVAADNAALDDVAEAALAAARHPDGGLSVPVLLGLVPAVRGRVLHSWARELGAAPGALSHRHVDALDALVTAWRGQGPADLPGGVRVFRGADRLALVTPG, from the coding sequence GTGGCCGCGCTCGCCCCACCGGTGGCCGCGATCCGGGTGGCCGTGCGCCGCGCGTTGGCCGGTCTGCCGTCCGCCGGTCCGGTGCTCGTCGCCTGCTCCGGCGGCGCCGATTCGCTCGCCCTGGCGGCGGCCACCGTGTTCGTGGCGCCCCGGTTGGGCCGTGCCGCCGCGCTCGTCAGCGTCGACCACGGCCTGCAGGCCGGTTCGGCCGAGCGCGCCGAGGCCGTGGCGAGCTGGGCTCGCGAGGTCGGCTTCGCGTCGGCGACGGCGGTACGGGTGGCGGTGGCCGGGCGTCCCGGCGGGCCGGAGGCGGCCGCCCGCGCTGCCCGTTACGAGGCGTTGAGCGCTGTGGCCCGGCAGCGGCACGCGGTGGCGGTGCTGACCGGGCACACCCGCGACGACCAGGCGGAGACGGTGCTGCTCGCGCTCGCCCGGGGCGCCGGCCCGCGCGGGCTGGCGGGGATGCCGGCCCAACGGGACCTGGACGGGGTGCCGCTGCTGCGTCCGTTACTGGACATCGATCGGGAGCAGACCCGGGCCGCGTGTGCCGCGCTCGGGTTGGAGCCGTGGCAGGACCCGCACAACACCGACCCGTCGTACGCCCGGTCGAGGGTGCGGGCCGACCTGCTGCCGGCGCTGGTGCGGGCGCTCGGGCCCGGCGTGGTGGACAACCTGGCGCGTACCGCCCGGTTGGTGGCCGCCGACAACGCCGCGCTCGACGATGTGGCGGAGGCGGCGCTGGCGGCGGCGCGGCACCCCGACGGCGGGCTCTCGGTGCCGGTGCTGCTCGGCCTGGTCCCGGCGGTGCGTGGCCGGGTGCTGCACTCCTGGGCCCGGGAGCTGGGGGCCGCGCCGGGCGCGTTGTCGCACCGCCACGTCGACGCCCTGGACGCCCTGGTCACCGCCTGGCGCGGTCAGGGCCCGGCGGACCTGCCGGGCGGTGTCCGGGTGTTCCGCGGGGCCGACCGGTTGGCGCTTGTCACGCCGGGCTGA
- a CDS encoding zinc-dependent metalloprotease has translation MAQFVDWDLAAATAGALSKSGPRVSYAEATDVVGDLRRLTDEAAGHVADYTGLRAQVAHPPVRVVDRRDWAATNIAGLREVITPLMSRLSGDKQPGALTEAIGSRLTGVQAGTVLAYLSGRVLGQYEVFSADPGQLLLVAPNIVEVERKLGADPRDFRLWVCLHEVTHRTQFTAVPWMRAYFLSEVQAFVDASSSGSEHLVERLRRGVATLSDAVRDPESRTSVLDIVQTPAQRAVLDRLTALMTLLEGHAEFVMDGVGPAVIPSVERIRASFNRRREAGNPLEKAIRRLLGVDVKMRQYAEGRKFVHGVVERVGMEGFNSIFGSPLTLPRLSELGDPDAWVARVHGPAGTFPTAG, from the coding sequence ATGGCGCAGTTCGTGGACTGGGATCTGGCCGCCGCCACCGCGGGGGCGTTGAGCAAGTCGGGCCCCCGCGTGTCGTACGCCGAGGCCACCGACGTGGTCGGCGATCTGCGCCGGCTGACCGACGAGGCGGCCGGACACGTGGCCGACTACACCGGGCTGCGGGCGCAGGTGGCGCATCCGCCGGTGCGGGTGGTCGACCGCAGGGACTGGGCCGCGACGAACATCGCCGGCCTCCGCGAGGTGATCACGCCGCTGATGAGCCGGCTCTCCGGCGACAAGCAGCCGGGCGCGTTGACCGAGGCGATCGGGTCCCGGCTGACCGGCGTGCAGGCCGGAACGGTGCTGGCCTACCTCTCCGGCCGGGTGCTCGGCCAGTACGAGGTCTTCTCGGCCGACCCGGGCCAACTGCTGCTGGTGGCGCCGAACATCGTCGAGGTCGAGCGGAAGCTCGGCGCCGACCCCCGGGACTTCCGGCTCTGGGTGTGCCTGCACGAGGTCACCCACCGCACCCAGTTCACCGCCGTGCCGTGGATGCGGGCCTACTTCCTCAGCGAGGTGCAGGCGTTCGTCGACGCCTCGTCCAGTGGGAGTGAGCACCTGGTCGAGCGGCTGCGGCGCGGGGTGGCCACGCTCTCCGACGCGGTCCGCGACCCGGAGAGCCGCACCAGCGTGCTGGACATCGTGCAGACCCCGGCGCAGCGGGCCGTGCTGGACCGGCTCACCGCGCTGATGACCCTGCTGGAGGGGCACGCCGAGTTCGTCATGGACGGCGTGGGCCCGGCGGTGATCCCGAGCGTGGAGCGGATCCGGGCGTCGTTCAACAGGCGTCGGGAGGCGGGCAACCCCCTGGAGAAGGCGATCCGCCGGCTGCTCGGCGTGGACGTCAAGATGCGCCAGTACGCCGAGGGTCGCAAGTTCGTGCACGGTGTCGTCGAGCGGGTCGGCATGGAGGGCTTCAACTCGATCTTCGGCTCGCCGCTCACCCTGCCCCGGCTGTCGGAGCTGGGCGACCCGGACGCGTGGGTCGCACGGGTGCACGGCCCGGCCGGCACCTTCCCGACCGCTGGCTGA
- the dacB gene encoding D-alanyl-D-alanine carboxypeptidase/D-alanyl-D-alanine-endopeptidase: MVLAAVLVLVLASVGVFIARPGPVAGWLGDDAGSAPNAAGATADPAPGDVLAGPDPNAPMPSPDGVRAALDPLVGTAALGPRVNVSVADVISGQTLFAKGADNGTVPASVTKLATAVTVLAARGPGHRIPTRAVAGAKPGEVVIVGGGDPTLAIDKKGYYTGAARLDDLAAQVRTALGGTAPTSVTVDGSVYSGPVYGPGWDDDIPTGGSGGAITALMTDGARKDPSVGPGAALRFTDPDLAAGRSFARLLGVPTETVKRGTAPVAAQAAGGATSAPGAELGVVQSPPLIRLVDVMISESDNLVAEALARQVALARNQPASFDGGAAAMDAEVAELGLPADEITVSDGSGLSRRNRISPSLLTDLIRLAASPDHPELAGVFGGLPVGGWSGTLGERYGTAAGTAAGAGSVRAKTGTLTGVHSIAGLVTTADGRLLTFAVLTDKVPGGKETAQPALDRITSALATCGCG; encoded by the coding sequence GTGGTGCTGGCGGCCGTGCTCGTGCTGGTGCTCGCCAGCGTCGGTGTCTTCATCGCCCGACCCGGCCCGGTCGCCGGGTGGTTGGGTGACGACGCCGGGTCCGCGCCGAACGCCGCCGGCGCGACAGCGGACCCGGCGCCGGGGGACGTGCTGGCGGGCCCGGACCCGAACGCCCCGATGCCCAGCCCGGACGGGGTGCGCGCCGCCCTCGACCCGCTGGTGGGCACCGCCGCGCTGGGGCCCCGGGTGAACGTCTCGGTGGCCGATGTGATCTCCGGCCAGACGCTGTTCGCGAAGGGGGCGGACAACGGCACGGTGCCCGCCTCGGTCACCAAGCTGGCGACGGCGGTGACGGTGCTGGCCGCCCGGGGGCCCGGTCACCGGATTCCCACCCGTGCGGTGGCCGGCGCGAAGCCCGGTGAGGTGGTGATCGTCGGGGGTGGAGATCCGACCCTGGCGATCGACAAGAAGGGCTACTACACCGGCGCGGCCCGCCTCGACGACCTGGCCGCCCAGGTCCGCACCGCACTCGGCGGTACCGCCCCGACGAGCGTGACTGTCGACGGGTCGGTCTACTCCGGCCCGGTCTACGGCCCCGGCTGGGACGACGACATCCCCACCGGCGGCTCCGGCGGAGCGATCACCGCGTTGATGACCGACGGCGCCCGCAAGGACCCGAGCGTCGGGCCCGGGGCGGCCCTGCGGTTCACCGATCCGGACCTCGCCGCCGGCAGGTCGTTCGCCCGGCTGCTCGGGGTGCCGACCGAGACCGTGAAGCGGGGTACCGCCCCGGTTGCCGCCCAGGCCGCCGGGGGCGCGACCTCGGCGCCCGGCGCCGAACTCGGTGTGGTGCAGTCCCCGCCGCTGATCCGGCTGGTCGACGTGATGATCAGCGAGAGTGACAACCTGGTGGCCGAGGCGCTAGCCCGGCAGGTCGCGTTGGCCCGCAACCAGCCGGCCTCCTTCGACGGCGGTGCCGCCGCGATGGACGCCGAGGTGGCCGAGCTGGGTCTGCCGGCCGACGAGATCACCGTCTCCGACGGCAGCGGCCTGTCCCGCCGCAACCGGATCAGCCCGTCACTGCTGACCGATCTGATCCGGCTGGCCGCCAGCCCGGACCATCCGGAGCTTGCCGGCGTCTTCGGCGGCCTGCCGGTGGGCGGTTGGTCCGGCACGCTCGGCGAGCGCTACGGCACCGCCGCCGGCACCGCCGCAGGGGCGGGCAGCGTCCGGGCCAAGACCGGCACCCTGACCGGCGTGCACTCCATCGCGGGCCTCGTCACGACCGCCGACGGCCGGTTGTTGACCTTCGCGGTGCTCACCGACAAGGTGCCCGGCGGTAAGGAGACCGCCCAACCCGCCCTGGACCGGATCACCTCCGCGCTCGCCACCTGCGGCTGCGGCTGA
- a CDS encoding inorganic diphosphatase: MDFDVTVEIPKGHRNKYEVDHATGRIRLDRTLFTSTQYPADYGFIEGTLGEDGDPLDALVLVPEPTFPGCLIRCRTIGMFRMTDEKGGDDKVLCVPYEDPRQEHLRDIHHLGEFDRLEIQHFFEVYKDLEPGKSVEGATWVGRVEAEAEIQASYRRAREAEARGESTH; this comes from the coding sequence ATGGATTTCGACGTGACGGTTGAGATCCCCAAGGGTCACCGAAACAAGTACGAGGTGGACCACGCGACCGGCCGGATCCGGCTGGACCGCACCCTCTTCACGTCCACCCAGTACCCGGCCGACTACGGGTTCATCGAGGGCACCCTCGGCGAGGACGGCGACCCGCTGGACGCCCTGGTGCTGGTCCCCGAGCCGACCTTCCCGGGCTGCCTGATCCGCTGCCGCACCATCGGCATGTTCCGGATGACCGACGAGAAGGGCGGGGACGACAAGGTCCTCTGCGTGCCCTACGAGGACCCCCGGCAGGAGCACCTGCGCGACATCCACCACCTGGGCGAGTTCGACCGCCTGGAGATCCAGCACTTCTTCGAGGTCTACAAGGACCTGGAGCCCGGCAAGTCGGTGGAGGGCGCGACCTGGGTCGGCCGCGTCGAGGCCGAGGCCGAGATCCAGGCCTCCTACCGGCGGGCCCGGGAGGCCGAGGCACGCGGCGAATCCACCCACTGA
- the eccD gene encoding type VII secretion integral membrane protein EccD has product MTTGLARVTISAPQRRVDVALPEQTPLAELLPDVLRHAGVGLADDGEQHGGWVLRRTDGAPLVTAQALLPQGVRDGEVLHLVPARAHWPELEYDDVIEAIADGARRRGGAWSPTATRAAGLAGAAVPLAVGLLALFAGGPAHRNGWLAAAAVALVLTVAGTVFSRANGDGAAGATLGGYALPYAFTAGALAVGSGDPVGPFGPARWVGAPELLAGSVALLLVALIGLLGVASRLRVFVAGVTVGLVGVGAALGGLLMTPSGTAAVLLSALVFAIGVIPLLAIRLGKLPLPPITLPTSTPTEAPERPRDLPQRSRVHAAVIRTEEILTGMLIGHALLAVAAAVVLGVSGATAGRVLVAVTSAVLLLRSRLFVAVRHRVPTVLAGLAGYAVLGAVLVGRADDAGRLTLVLGGTALALVTVAAGTGYARRPVSPYLGRVADLTDTALVVAVVPIACAVLDLYDKARGLLG; this is encoded by the coding sequence ATGACAACCGGCTTGGCCCGCGTCACCATCAGCGCGCCGCAACGACGGGTGGACGTCGCCCTGCCGGAGCAGACGCCCCTGGCCGAACTGCTGCCGGACGTGCTCCGGCACGCCGGGGTCGGGCTGGCCGACGACGGTGAGCAGCACGGCGGTTGGGTGCTTCGCCGTACCGACGGCGCGCCGCTGGTGACGGCCCAGGCGCTGCTGCCGCAGGGGGTCCGCGACGGCGAGGTGCTGCACCTCGTGCCGGCCCGCGCCCACTGGCCCGAGCTGGAGTACGACGACGTCATCGAGGCGATCGCCGACGGCGCCCGCCGCCGCGGTGGGGCCTGGTCACCCACCGCCACCCGGGCGGCCGGTCTGGCCGGCGCCGCCGTGCCGCTCGCCGTCGGGCTGCTCGCGCTGTTCGCCGGTGGTCCGGCGCACCGCAACGGTTGGCTGGCGGCCGCCGCCGTGGCGCTGGTGCTCACCGTGGCCGGCACGGTCTTCTCCCGCGCCAACGGCGACGGCGCCGCCGGGGCGACGCTCGGCGGCTACGCGCTGCCCTACGCCTTCACTGCCGGCGCGCTCGCGGTCGGCTCCGGCGACCCGGTCGGACCGTTCGGCCCGGCCCGCTGGGTGGGCGCTCCCGAGCTGCTGGCCGGTTCGGTCGCGCTGCTGCTGGTGGCGCTGATCGGTCTGCTCGGCGTGGCCAGCCGGCTGCGGGTCTTCGTCGCCGGTGTCACGGTCGGGCTGGTCGGCGTCGGCGCCGCGCTCGGCGGGCTGCTGATGACCCCGTCCGGCACGGCGGCGGTGCTGCTCAGCGCGCTGGTGTTCGCCATCGGCGTGATCCCGCTGCTGGCGATCCGGCTCGGCAAGCTGCCGCTACCGCCGATCACGCTGCCGACCTCGACTCCGACGGAGGCGCCGGAGCGGCCCCGGGACCTGCCGCAGCGGAGCCGGGTGCACGCCGCGGTGATCCGTACCGAGGAGATCCTGACCGGGATGCTGATCGGGCACGCGCTGCTGGCGGTGGCCGCTGCTGTCGTTCTCGGGGTCTCGGGCGCGACGGCTGGCCGGGTGCTGGTGGCGGTCACCTCGGCCGTGCTGCTGCTGCGGTCGCGGCTGTTCGTGGCGGTGCGGCACCGGGTGCCGACGGTGCTCGCCGGGCTCGCCGGCTACGCGGTGCTGGGTGCCGTACTGGTCGGCCGGGCCGACGACGCCGGACGGTTGACGCTGGTCCTGGGCGGCACGGCGTTGGCCCTGGTGACGGTCGCCGCCGGCACCGGGTACGCCCGGCGGCCCGTCTCGCCGTACCTGGGCAGGGTCGCGGACCTCACCGACACGGCCCTGGTGGTGGCGGTGGTGCCGATCGCCTGCGCGGTGCTCGACCTGTACGACAAAGCCCGAGGGCTGCTCGGTTGA
- the eccCa gene encoding type VII secretion protein EccCa: MSTVVIKRPPRRPAPEIPGGELAVEAPPEIPVVAGGRWQQMFMLLPMLGGTVAMAMMFGRGGGAYSYVVGGMFGLSSLAMLVTSWGSASGTPKKSEMMAARREYLRHLATLRRRVRRTAGQQRAGLYYRHPDPGGLWSTVDSHRVWERRPADPDFAVVRVAVGPQTLATPLVPPVTRPLEELEPMTAGALRRFLDTYSVVPDLPVALSLRSFARVHVRPAGRAGATTATAGGPPTGDPAAQALVRAVLTQLAVFHAPDELLVAVCAGPERRARWEWVKWLPHAHHPGRTDALGPVRLVTSSAAELEALLADVLASRSRFSPTGPATDGPHVVVVLDGGDLTGASDLTGDGGIDAVTVLDLDTPPPRLLDRYALLLELHGRRLHSFSSDGHAEVGTADQLELADAEAVARRLAPLRLAGAARGPDAPLQADLGLPELLGLGDPESFTAEQGWLPRSARDRLRVPIGVGADGGAIELDLKESAQDGMGPHGLLIGATGSGKSELLRTLVLGLAATHSSEQLNFVLVDFKGGATFASFDRLPHTAAVITNLADALPLVDRMVDAINGELVRRQELLRRAGNFASVRDYERARSAGSPLAPLPSLLLICDEFSELLSAKPDFIDLFVQIGRLGRSLGVHLLLASQRLEEGRLRGLDTHLSYRIGLRTFSALESRTVLGVADAHELPRSPGHGYLRAGTDPLVRFKAAYVSGAVRRRAATGGGVAEGNARLLTFTTHVVPVPEPAVPAAPTPAEDEARETLLDLLVDRLVGQGPPAHQVWLPPLGQPPALDELLGPVEVDPKRGLTVGNPELHGALGVPLALVDRPLEQRRDLLWLALDGAAGHVAVVGAPQSGKSTALRTLVCALALTHTPAEVQVYCLDFGGGGLAALRDLPHVGGVTGRADPTAVRRTVGEMTTVLADRERRFAESGVESMAAYRQRRAAAAGQPGGDPFGDVFLVIDGWSTLRSEYDDLEPLVTDLATRGLSYGVHVVATALRWLDFRPAIRDLFGSRLELRLGDPADSLVARRAAANVPERPGRGVTAESLHFLTALPQLGTAGADTADLVKRAAEGWAGAPAPWVRLLPPVLPYADLDLAATTGLRLPIGVAEADLRPVLLDFATEPHFVVFGDSECGKSSFLRALATSIVTRFTPEQARVILVDYRRSLLGAIETPHLIGYGTAAAHTTDLIESAAGYLERRAPGPEVTPQQLRDRSWWSGPELFVLVDDYDLVAAGPANPLRALEEHLPHARDIGLHLVLARRSGGAGRAQYEPIVQRLRELSTSGLVMAGSPEEGALVGSVRPGPLPPGRGRLVTRREGVRLVQLAQLPPS; encoded by the coding sequence GTGTCCACCGTCGTCATCAAGCGCCCGCCGCGTCGACCGGCACCGGAGATTCCCGGCGGTGAGTTGGCGGTGGAGGCGCCACCGGAGATCCCTGTGGTGGCCGGCGGGCGATGGCAGCAGATGTTCATGCTGCTGCCCATGCTGGGTGGCACCGTGGCGATGGCGATGATGTTCGGTCGGGGCGGTGGCGCCTACTCGTACGTCGTGGGTGGGATGTTCGGCCTGTCCTCGTTGGCGATGCTGGTGACCTCCTGGGGCAGCGCCTCCGGGACCCCGAAGAAGTCCGAGATGATGGCCGCGCGCCGGGAGTACCTGCGCCACCTGGCCACGCTGCGTCGGCGGGTCCGGCGCACGGCCGGGCAGCAGCGGGCCGGGCTCTACTACCGGCACCCGGACCCGGGCGGGCTCTGGTCGACGGTGGACAGCCACCGGGTCTGGGAACGACGCCCCGCCGACCCGGACTTCGCGGTGGTCCGCGTCGCCGTCGGGCCACAGACCCTGGCCACGCCGCTCGTCCCGCCGGTCACCCGCCCGCTGGAGGAGCTGGAGCCGATGACCGCCGGCGCGCTGCGCCGCTTCCTGGACACGTACTCCGTGGTGCCGGACCTGCCGGTGGCGCTGTCGTTGCGCAGCTTCGCCCGGGTGCACGTGCGGCCGGCCGGCCGCGCCGGCGCGACCACCGCGACCGCCGGCGGTCCGCCCACCGGTGACCCGGCGGCGCAGGCGCTGGTCCGGGCCGTGCTGACCCAACTGGCGGTCTTCCACGCCCCCGACGAACTGCTCGTCGCGGTGTGCGCGGGGCCGGAGCGCCGCGCCCGCTGGGAGTGGGTGAAGTGGCTCCCGCACGCCCACCACCCCGGCCGCACCGACGCGCTCGGGCCGGTACGCCTGGTCACCAGCTCCGCCGCCGAACTGGAGGCGCTGCTGGCGGACGTGCTGGCCAGCCGGTCGCGGTTCAGCCCGACCGGCCCGGCCACCGACGGCCCGCACGTGGTGGTGGTCCTCGACGGCGGGGACCTCACCGGCGCGAGTGACCTGACCGGTGACGGCGGCATCGACGCGGTCACCGTGCTGGACCTGGACACCCCACCGCCCCGCCTGCTGGACCGGTACGCGCTGCTGCTGGAGCTGCACGGCCGTCGGCTGCACTCGTTCTCGTCGGACGGGCACGCCGAGGTGGGCACCGCCGACCAGTTGGAGCTGGCCGACGCGGAGGCGGTGGCCCGCCGGTTGGCGCCGCTGCGGCTCGCCGGCGCGGCCCGCGGCCCGGACGCGCCGCTCCAGGCCGACCTGGGCCTCCCCGAGTTGCTCGGTCTCGGTGACCCGGAGAGTTTCACAGCGGAACAGGGCTGGTTGCCACGCTCGGCACGGGACCGGCTGCGGGTGCCGATCGGGGTGGGCGCGGACGGCGGGGCGATCGAACTGGACCTGAAGGAGTCCGCCCAGGACGGGATGGGCCCGCACGGCCTGTTGATCGGGGCGACCGGTTCCGGAAAGTCCGAGCTGCTCCGCACGCTGGTGCTCGGGCTCGCCGCCACGCACAGCTCCGAGCAGCTCAACTTCGTGCTCGTCGACTTCAAGGGCGGCGCCACCTTCGCCTCGTTCGACAGGCTGCCGCACACCGCTGCCGTGATCACCAATCTGGCCGACGCGTTGCCCCTGGTCGACCGGATGGTGGACGCCATCAACGGCGAGCTGGTCCGCCGCCAGGAGTTGCTGCGGCGCGCCGGCAACTTCGCCAGCGTGCGCGACTACGAGCGGGCCCGCTCGGCGGGCAGCCCGCTCGCCCCGCTGCCGTCGCTCCTGCTGATCTGCGACGAGTTCTCCGAGCTGCTCTCCGCCAAGCCCGACTTCATCGACCTGTTCGTGCAGATCGGCCGGCTGGGCCGCTCGCTGGGCGTACACCTGTTGCTGGCCAGCCAGCGGTTGGAGGAGGGGCGGCTGCGCGGGTTGGACACGCACCTGTCGTACCGGATCGGGTTGCGCACCTTCTCCGCGCTGGAGTCCCGCACCGTGCTGGGGGTGGCGGACGCGCACGAGCTGCCCCGCTCGCCGGGCCACGGCTACCTGCGCGCCGGCACCGACCCGCTGGTCCGGTTCAAGGCCGCGTACGTCTCCGGCGCCGTCCGCCGGCGGGCCGCGACCGGCGGCGGCGTCGCGGAGGGGAACGCCCGGCTGCTCACGTTCACCACCCACGTCGTGCCGGTGCCCGAGCCGGCGGTCCCGGCGGCGCCCACCCCGGCCGAGGACGAGGCCCGGGAGACGCTGCTCGACCTTCTGGTCGACCGGCTCGTCGGGCAGGGCCCCCCGGCGCACCAGGTCTGGCTTCCGCCGCTCGGGCAGCCGCCGGCCCTCGACGAACTCCTCGGCCCGGTCGAGGTGGACCCGAAGCGCGGGCTCACCGTCGGCAACCCGGAGCTGCACGGCGCGCTCGGCGTGCCGCTCGCCCTGGTGGACAGGCCGTTGGAGCAACGCCGTGACCTCCTCTGGCTGGCGCTGGACGGCGCGGCCGGGCACGTCGCGGTGGTGGGCGCGCCGCAGAGCGGCAAGTCCACAGCGCTGCGGACGCTGGTGTGCGCGCTGGCGCTCACCCACACACCGGCCGAGGTGCAGGTCTACTGCCTGGACTTCGGCGGTGGCGGGCTGGCCGCGCTGCGCGATCTCCCGCACGTGGGCGGGGTGACCGGCCGCGCCGACCCGACCGCCGTACGACGGACCGTCGGCGAGATGACCACGGTGCTGGCCGACCGGGAACGCCGCTTCGCGGAGTCGGGTGTGGAGTCGATGGCCGCGTACCGGCAGCGGCGGGCGGCGGCGGCCGGGCAGCCGGGCGGTGATCCGTTCGGTGACGTGTTCCTGGTGATCGACGGTTGGAGCACCCTGCGCAGCGAGTACGACGACCTGGAGCCGCTGGTCACCGACCTGGCCACCCGGGGTCTGTCGTACGGCGTGCACGTGGTCGCCACCGCGCTGCGCTGGCTGGACTTCCGTCCGGCGATCCGGGACCTGTTCGGCTCCCGGCTGGAGTTGCGCCTCGGCGACCCGGCCGACTCGCTGGTGGCCAGACGTGCGGCGGCGAACGTGCCGGAGCGCCCCGGCCGGGGGGTGACGGCCGAGAGCCTGCACTTCCTCACCGCGCTGCCGCAGCTCGGCACCGCCGGTGCGGACACCGCCGACCTGGTCAAGCGCGCCGCCGAGGGGTGGGCGGGCGCACCGGCGCCCTGGGTGCGACTGCTCCCGCCGGTGCTGCCGTACGCCGATCTGGACCTCGCCGCGACGACCGGGCTGCGACTACCGATCGGTGTCGCGGAGGCGGACCTGCGTCCGGTGCTGCTCGACTTCGCCACCGAGCCGCACTTCGTGGTCTTCGGCGACTCGGAGTGCGGCAAGTCCTCGTTCCTGCGCGCGCTGGCCACGTCGATCGTCACCCGGTTCACGCCCGAGCAGGCCCGGGTGATCCTCGTCGACTACCGACGCAGCCTGCTCGGCGCCATCGAGACGCCGCATCTGATCGGGTACGGCACCGCTGCCGCGCACACCACCGACCTGATCGAGTCGGCGGCGGGTTACCTGGAGCGACGGGCGCCCGGGCCGGAGGTCACGCCGCAGCAGCTGCGGGACCGCTCCTGGTGGTCGGGGCCGGAGCTGTTCGTGCTGGTGGACGATTACGACCTGGTGGCGGCGGGGCCGGCGAACCCGTTGCGGGCGCTGGAGGAGCACCTGCCGCACGCCCGGGACATCGGACTGCACCTGGTGCTGGCCCGCCGCTCCGGTGGCGCGGGCCGGGCCCAGTACGAGCCGATCGTGCAGCGACTGCGGGAGTTGTCCACCTCCGGTCTGGTGATGGCGGGCAGCCCCGAGGAGGGCGCGCTCGTCGGGTCGGTGCGGCCCGGCCCGCTGCCACCGGGGCGTGGTCGGCTGGTCACCAGGCGGGAGGGCGTACGCCTCGTTCAGCTCGCAC